From the genome of Papaver somniferum cultivar HN1 chromosome 2, ASM357369v1, whole genome shotgun sequence, one region includes:
- the LOC113348360 gene encoding thylakoid lumenal 16.5 kDa protein, chloroplastic-like, with protein sequence MATAFLSTAKTLFLPSLLSSSSLTSSTAIATQNVRTSSSSLKVTLCKATSQTPTLTKRNLAFSLTATFSLLLTGNGLLGANAAILEADDDLELLEKVKQDRKKRLEQQEIISSAGNEKEYLQDLIYKLSKVGQAIENNDLSAASSVLSPRNKNDWQQKVNEAFAKLSSSPEEKTEVDTFNSSLSTLISSVTQNDINSAKTAFLSSAVALEKWTVLTGLVGQLKGI encoded by the exons ATGGCAACTGCTTTTCTCTCTACTGCAAAAACTTTATTCCTCCCTTCTCTTCTATCTTCATCTTCCTTAACATCATCAACAGCAATAGCCACACAAAATGTCAGGACTTCCTCTTCATCTCTGAAAGTAACTCTCTGCAAGGCAACATCTCAAACTCCAACTCTAACTAAAAGAAACTTAGCTTTCTCTCTCACTGCCACTTTCTCCCTACTCTTAACTGGTAATGGTCTCCTTGGTGCTAATGCCGCTATCTTAGAGGCAGATGACGATTTAGAACTCTTAGAAAAGGTGAAGCAAGATAGAAAGAAGAGATTAGAGCAACAAGAAATAATCAGTTCTGCCGGCAATGAAAAAG AGTACCTGCAAGATCTTATATACAAGTTGAGTAAAGTAGGCCAAGCTATTGAGAATAATGATCTCTCGGCGGCAAGTTCAGTTCTTAGTCCACGCAATAAAAATGATTGGCAGCAGAAAGTTAATGAAGCATTCGCTAAG TTGAGTTCCAGTCCAGAGGAAAAGACTGAAGTGGATACATTCAATTCCTCATTATCTACCTTAATATCATCAG TTACTCAAAATGATATCAATTCTGCCAAAACAGCATTTCTTTCTTCTGCAGTAGCTCTGGAGAAGTGGACGGTTTTAACCGGACTAGTTGGACAGCTTAAAGGCATTTGA